A window of the Arachis duranensis cultivar V14167 chromosome 5, aradu.V14167.gnm2.J7QH, whole genome shotgun sequence genome harbors these coding sequences:
- the LOC107488888 gene encoding uncharacterized protein LOC107488888, with translation MGSRTQRWSELEEDDENLDFLLPPKQVIGPDQNGIKKVIEYKFSDDGSKVKITTTTRTRKLANARLSKRAIERRSWPKFGDAIHEDVGSRLTMVSTEEILLERPKPLGAKTEEPKATGDSLGQKGAVLMVCRTCGKKGDHWTSRCPYKDLAPPSEGFVDKPPTSDAAAAVPGSTKGAYVPPGMRAGAERTGSDMRRRNDENSVRVTNLSEDTREPDLLELFRPFGAVSRVYVAIDQKTGMSRGFGFVNFVNREDAQRAINKLNGYGYDNLILRVEWATPRTN, from the exons ATGGGATCGAGAACACAGAGATGGAGCGAGCTGGAGGAGGACGACGAGAACCTCGACTTCCTTCTGCCGCCAAAGCAGGTCATAGGCCCCGACCAGAACGGTATCAAGAAGGTCATCGAATACAAGTTCTCCGACGACGGCAGCAAGGTTAAGATCACTACCACAACACGCACCCGTAAGCTCGCCAACGCTCGCCTCAGCAAGCGCGCCATCGAGCGCCGCTCATGGCCTAAGTTCGGCGATGCCATCCACGAGGACGTCGGTAGCAGGCTCACCATGGTCTCCACCGAAGAGATCCTCCTCGAGCGCCCTAAGCCCCTCG GTGCCAAAACTGAGGAACCAAAGGCTACTGGTGATTCATTAGGTCAGAAAGGTGCTGTTCTTATGGTCTGTAGGACTTGTGGGAAGAAGGGTGACCACTGGACTTCAAGGTGTCCCTACAAGGATCTTGCTCCACCGTCAGAGGGATTTGTCGACAAGCCTCCAACATCTGATGCTGCAGCTGCTGTTCCTGGTTCAACAAAGGGAGCATATGTGCCTCCTGGAATGAGAGCCGGTGCGGAGAGAACTGGATCGGACATGCGGCGCAGGAATGATGAGAACTCTGTGAGGGTCACTAACTTATCGGAGGACACAAGAGAGCCTGATTTGCTCGAACTGTTCCGCCCATTTGGCGCAGTGAGCAGAGTCTATGTTGCTATAGATCAAAAGACGGGCATGAGCAGAGGATTTGGATTTGTTAACTTTGTAAACAGGGAAGATGCACAGAGAGCAATTAACAAGCTCAATGGATATGGATATGACAATCTCATCCTCAGAGTTGAATGGGCTACCCCCAGGACAAACTAG
- the LOC107488889 gene encoding methylsterol monooxygenase 2-2: protein MCTLSLSLRKFSFWVVPSMASFVESGWQFLITHFSDFQLACFGSFFLHESVFFLSGLPFVWFERVGWLSNYKIQGKNNSPAAQEKCIIRLILYHFGVNLPVVIFSYPVFKYMGMRSSLPLPSWNVILTQIIFYFILEDFVFYWGHRVLHTKWLYKHVHSVHHEYATPFGLTSEYAHPAEILFLGFATIIGPAVTGPHLVTLWLWMVLRVLETVEAHCGYHFPWSPSNFFPLYGGSDFHDYHHRLLYTKSGNYSSTFTYMDWIFGTDIGYRKLKALKRATVENNQCNKIYE, encoded by the exons ATGtgcactctctctctctctcttcgcaAATTCTCTTTCTGGGTTGTACCATCCATGGCTTCCTTCGTTGAATCCGGTTGGCAG TTTTTGATCACGCATTTCAGTGACTTtcaattggcatgttttgggaGTTTCTTTCTGCATGAGAGCGTTTTCTTCTTATCTGGACTTCCTTTTGTTTGGTTCGAAAGAGTTGGATGGCTCAGCAATTATAAGATTCAG GGGAAAAATAATAGCCCTGCAGCTCAGGAGAAATGTATCATTCGCTTAATACTGTACCATTTTGGTGTCAATCTACCAGTCGTGATTTTTTCATATCCTGTGTTCAAATATATGGGCATGCGAAGTAGTCTTCCATTGCCATCCTg GAATGTAATTCTAACACAAATAATCTTTTACTTCATTTTGGAGGATTTTGTATTTTACTGGGGTCACAGGGTATTGCACACAAAATGGCTGTACAAGCATGTGCACAGTGTTCATCATGA GTATGCTACACCGTTTGGACTTACTTCGGAATATGCTCATCCTGCCGAAATACTTTTCCTTGGATTTGCTACCATTATTGGCCCTGCTGTCACGGGGCCACACTTGGTAACTCTATGGTTATGGATGGTTCTGAGAGTCCTGGAGACAGTTGAAGCTCATTGCGGTTACCATTTTCCTTGGAGTCCttcaaatttctttccattaTATGGGGG ATCTGATTTCCATGACTATCATCACCGATTGCTTTATACCAAGTCCGGAAACTACTCGTCAACTTTTACCTACATGGACTG GATATTTGGAACAGATATAGGGTATAGAAAGTTGAAAGCATTGAAGAGAGCCACAGTTGAAAACAATCAATGTAACAAAATTTATGAATGA